CATAGAGTTGCGTGAATGGCAAGATGGAGACGATATAGGGAACAGCAATTGGCAACCGTCAGATCCACAGGTGGAACAGATAAATTAAATCGGATTAATATTCAGGCATAAAAATAGGGCGCCCAGAAAATAAAGGTGCCCTATTTTAGGATTAGTACTATACCTATGCTTTAATTATTACTTTTGTTGGTGATACCAATGTACGCCAACAAAAGTAATCCCAAGCCAAAACTTCCAAGCCAGACCTGCCACATAACAAAATTCCCTACAAGTGCAGCTAATCCCAATACTGCAAGGATTACCATTAACGTGGGATTTCCAATCTTTTGCCGGAACACACTTAAACCTACTAGGAGAAAACTAATCCCCATGCATGTGCCACCAAACCAGAAGCCTGTTCCACTGAGTTCAATTAAGGCTGCAGCCGCATCGGCATTATTTTTAGATAAATCAAATCCAGTTATGCCTGTTATGAGCCCCACCCACATTAATATGATGCCAAACAAGGCAAAGTAAGCGCCGATACTTAGAGCGGTACTTGCTTCATTAATGCTTTTCAACCAAGCTGAATAACCGGCCAAAAATACAAGCATTGACATCATTGCTAGCATTCTGATCATGCCCACGTTTTGCCAATCTTCACTTGCAGAAGCCCAGGCAATCGTTTCGAGCGTAGTATCTTGGTTACCCTGCATAGCCCAGGAAAGCATCATCAATACATAAGCAATAATGCCAGCTAATAACAGCCTACCGTTAAGTTTTGAACTTATCATTTCAACCTCCAGAGACGATTCTTGTAACTAACTATTACAGTAGCTATTTGGAACATAGGGGCATGTAAGGGTTAAGTCAATTAGATAAATTAACGAAAGACGGAATAATTAGGGATGAAAATAGCTTAAAATCGTAATGTATACCCTACTTTTATCTATCCCTCTCATATACGTAGGACTACTACGCCCGAAATTACAAGCAAAGTACCCAAGATTTTGTAACTTAATGTTTCTCTGTTTAGAACTTCCTCAAAAATTCGTAGCCTTTGGGTACTTAGTACCGAGGCAATAATTAATACGGTTACTGGTGAAATACTGGTCAATAGAATCCCAACTGGACCAACAGGTCCTACTGAAACTGCATAATTCACTAGCAGCATAAAGCCGAGTGCAAATACACCTTCGGCAAGGAAAAAAAGGATTAATGTTTTGTAATTCCGAAGTGATTTATATACTCCCGCGAAATGCTTTTTCCGGAAAAATACGATTGGTATGACAAGGCTAACTGCTAATGTTCTAAACGCCTCTGAAGTTAGTACGCTTACATGGGCTGATGCTTCATCAAGGCCGATCATTACCCAGGCAGCAAAAAAGGATGAAACTAAGGCAGCAAGTAAGGGGATTTTCCTGGCGAAATATAGACGTCCATGAATTGGCTTAATCGCAATAACAAAGACACCTGAAGACGCAATAATGAGTCCTGAAATTTGTACATAAGTTGGGATATGTCCAAATAAAAGCGCTGCAAAAATGATCGTAAATGCAGGTACCACTGCAAGCACAGGCGCAATTCTGCTAGCATCTTCACGGGCAAGCGCATAGAAATAGGAAATAGCAGTGAGAACGACTGCAGCACCTGCAATTGAAGCCCATATTATTCCGCCCGTATTTATTGATGCGTCAGAGTTAAGAATTAGGGAGAATAAGACCGCAGCTCTTATCACATGAATCAAGCCAAAAG
The nucleotide sequence above comes from Dehalococcoidia bacterium. Encoded proteins:
- a CDS encoding EamA family transporter, coding for MLAGFFFGFMSIIEKYLISNCFASIAEFMVAFGLIHVIRAAVLFSLILNSDASINTGGIIWASIAGAAVVLTAISYFYALAREDASRIAPVLAVVPAFTIIFAALLFGHIPTYVQISGLIIASSGVFVIAIKPIHGRLYFARKIPLLAALVSSFFAAWVMIGLDEASAHVSVLTSEAFRTLAVSLVIPIVFFRKKHFAGVYKSLRNYKTLILFFLAEGVFALGFMLLVNYAVSVGPVGPVGILLTSISPVTVLIIASVLSTQRLRIFEEVLNRETLSYKILGTLLVISGVVVLRI